A single genomic interval of Anopheles marshallii chromosome 2, idAnoMarsDA_429_01, whole genome shotgun sequence harbors:
- the LOC128719957 gene encoding alkaline phosphatase-like, whose translation MVLIGVLLLTSLCAHITVHGVNGNPLSAFVTVVNSGPTHPMDNPDWVPPTGPTREKDREYWQASGQDRLRRQLEHVKQNLNVAKNVIIFLGDGLSIPTLAATRMYMGGEELELSFESFPYTGLAKTYCINYQVSDSSCTAAAILTGVKNNYGTIGVSGHVPLMNCPLSLQEQNRLTSILKYAQEDGRSTGIVTNTRITHATPAVAYAVSGARYWEDDTELPPGCVDIASQLIHGDIGTNLTVALGGGSRHFYPTGTFDSNGETGRRADGRNLVNEWIELTAARDLRAQFVHDRTGLLAVQPELVDRLFGLFSGNHMSYRMLADQLREPSLEEMTVKALEVLQRNDRGFLLLVEGGRIDHAHHDNLAKLALDETVELHRAVERTVQHLGENIQETLLLVTADHSHTLTIGGYPVRGNDILSTGDFSRFDRMPFFTLTYANGPSYADHFYETGGRRNPDDMRDRYHDPDFTYPAAVPYEDETHGGDDVAVFAQGPWAHIFSGLYEQHVIGHGLFYAACLGPDTFQQSDACRERLRGGTAEPLRGVNHVLVILVLFAYLRTHALYIM comes from the exons ATGGTTCTAATTGGCGTGCTGCTTCTTACTAGCCTTTGTGCACATATCACGGTTCACGGTGTGAACGGCAATCCATTGTCGGCCTTTGTGACCGTTGTGAATTCGGGCCCAACCCATCCGATGGATAACCCAGACTGGGTGCCTCCTACGGGACCTACCAGAGAAAAGGATCGTGAGTACTGGCAGGCAAGTGGGCAAGACCGACTACGTCGTCAACTGGAGCACGTCAAACAGAACCTTAACGTGGCCAAAAACGTAATCATCTTCCTGGGAGACGGTTTGTCAATACCGACGCTCGCTGCCACTAGAATGTACATGGGAGGCGAGGAGCTGGAGCTTTCCTTTGAATCTTTTCCCTACACTGGACTCGCGAAGACTTACTGCATTAACTATCAAGTATCGGATTCATCCTGCACAGCTGCCGCCATCCTGACGGGAGTGAAGAACAATTATGGCACCATCGGGGTCAGTGGGCATGTGCCGCTAATGAACTGCCCGCTCAGCTTGCAGGAGCAGAACCGTTTGACATCAATACTGAAGTACGCCCAGGAGGATGGTCGCTCGACGGGTATCGTCACCAACACGCGAATAACTCATGCGACGCCGGCCGTTGCGTATGCCGTCTCCGGGGCACGGTACTGGGAAGACGACACCGAATTGCCGCCGGGCTGCGTCGACATTGCCTCGCAGTTAATTCATGGCGATATTGGAACTAACCTTACCGTAGCGCTCGGTGGTGGATCAAGACATTTCTATCCAACTGGAACGTTCGATAGCAATGGCGAAACGGGAAGACGCGCCGACGGTCGCAATCTCGTGAATGAGTGGATCGAACTAACGGCAGCCCGTGACCTGAGAGCCCAGTTCGTTCATGACCGG ACCGGATTACTCGCCGTACAACCCGAGCTGGTGGAtcggttgtttggtttgttcagTGGAAATCACATGTCTTATAGGATGTTGGCAGATCAGCTGCGTGAACCGTCCCTGGAGGAAATGACAGTAAAAGCATTGGAGGTTCTTCAACGCAACGACCGTGGATTTCTGTTGCTGGTAGAAG GTGGACGCATTGATCACGCACATCATGATAATTTGGCTAAGCTGGCGTTAGATGAGACAGTGGAACTACACCGGGCCGTAGAGCGTACAGTTCAGCATCTGGGTGAAAACATCCAGGAAACGTTACTGCTAGTGACGGCGGACCATTCGCATACGCTCACGATCGGAGGATATCCGGTGAGAGGTAACGATATCCTGTCGACTGGAGATTTTTCGCGCTTCGACCGGATGCCGTTCTTCACACTGACCTACGCGAACGGACCTAGCTATGCGGACCACTTCTATGAAACCGGTGGCCGCAGGAATCCCGACGACATGCGGGACCGATATCACGATCCGGACTTCACATATCCGGCTGCCGTACCCTACGAGGACGAGACGCACGGTGGGGATGACGTAGCCGTGTTTGCCCAAGGGCCATGGGCACATATTTTCAGCGGTCTCTACGAGCAGCACGTCATCGGACACGGGCTCTTTTACGCCGCCTGTCTTGGACCGGATACGTTCCAGCAATCGGATGCGTGTCGCGAGCGTTTACGGGGTGGAACAGCGGAACCTTTACGAGGTGTAAACCATGTACTGGTGATCTTAGTACTGTTCGCGTATCTACGAACGCATGCATTATACATCATGTAG